A single genomic interval of Selenobaculum gibii harbors:
- a CDS encoding flagellar hook protein FlgE, producing the protein MMRSLFSGVSGLKNHQTRMDVIGNNIANVNTTGFKGSRVTFQDILSQNIAGAASAQGNKGGTNPKQIGLGMGMASVDTNFGDGSLQSTGKNTDLALSGNGFFILGDGANKIYTRSGAFEFDSDGNYTVPGSGLLVQGWMADASGKINAGGDVTGITIPKGQTMAAQATQSIGYTKNLSAEGKASQTTTTTDTVADTTPASGPTTTTNTLTDGTVIVTTITYDGTNKTTETKTTTPPTKVIAPVTVYDSEGVEHKITGVFTKTGENKWQYTPGSATPYQTDTGFAITGGVYDIEFNTDGTFKSVSGTPMTFQPTQANAMTVTPDFSKMTQYSGESTATVTSRDGYPAGDLESVSIDSSGVITGKFSNGLTKSLAQVAIATFNNPAGLTKLGSNTFAESNNSGVVQISTSGNGGAGTITPSNLEMSNVDLSEEFSSMIITQRGFQANSKIITVSDEMLETLANLKR; encoded by the coding sequence ATGATGCGTTCATTATTTTCCGGTGTGTCTGGCTTAAAAAATCATCAGACGCGAATGGATGTTATTGGTAATAATATTGCCAATGTAAATACTACGGGCTTTAAAGGAAGCCGTGTAACTTTCCAAGATATTTTAAGTCAAAATATCGCTGGTGCGGCATCCGCACAAGGAAATAAAGGGGGAACAAACCCTAAACAAATTGGTCTTGGTATGGGAATGGCGTCAGTAGATACAAATTTTGGTGACGGTTCATTGCAATCGACAGGGAAAAATACAGATCTTGCACTTTCGGGAAATGGATTCTTCATTTTGGGTGATGGTGCAAATAAAATTTATACGCGTTCGGGTGCATTTGAATTTGATTCGGATGGTAATTATACGGTACCAGGTAGTGGTTTGCTAGTGCAAGGCTGGATGGCTGATGCAAGTGGAAAGATTAATGCGGGTGGCGATGTAACTGGTATTACAATTCCAAAAGGACAGACAATGGCAGCACAAGCTACCCAAAGTATAGGGTATACGAAAAATTTATCTGCTGAAGGTAAAGCGAGTCAAACGACAACTACTACAGATACTGTAGCTGATACTACACCTGCTTCAGGGCCAACGACCACTACAAACACCCTGACAGATGGAACGGTTATTGTAACGACAATAACTTATGATGGAACGAATAAGACAACAGAAACTAAAACAACGACTCCTCCAACCAAAGTAATTGCACCAGTTACTGTTTATGATAGTGAAGGTGTGGAACATAAAATTACAGGGGTTTTCACAAAAACTGGCGAGAATAAGTGGCAATATACTCCGGGATCTGCAACGCCATATCAAACTGATACTGGGTTTGCAATTACAGGAGGAGTCTATGACATAGAATTTAATACGGACGGTACTTTTAAATCTGTTTCTGGAACTCCGATGACTTTTCAACCTACACAAGCAAATGCAATGACAGTAACACCGGATTTTTCAAAAATGACACAGTACTCCGGAGAATCGACAGCTACAGTAACGAGTAGAGATGGATATCCGGCGGGTGATTTAGAGAGCGTAAGTATCGATTCATCAGGAGTTATTACGGGGAAATTTAGTAATGGCTTAACAAAAAGCCTTGCACAGGTAGCAATCGCTACATTCAATAATCCTGCGGGCTTAACTAAACTTGGCTCTAATACTTTTGCAGAATCCAACAACTCTGGTGTTGTTCAGATTTCTACATCCGGCAATGGTGGTGCAGGGACGATTACTCCAAGTAATCTGGAAATGTCTAATGTTGATTTATCAGAAGAATTTAGTAGTATGATTATTACACAACGTGGTTTCCAGGCAAATTCGAAGATTATTACAGTTTCTGATGAAATGCTTGAAACTTTAGCAAACTTAAAACGATAA
- a CDS encoding response regulator — MAIRVLVVDDAAFMRMMVKDILSKNGYEIVGEAENGLKALEKYQELKPDLTTMDITMPEMDGISAVKEIKKIDPNAKVIMCSAMGQQAMVIEAIQAGARDFIVKPFQPDRVLEAVRKAVG; from the coding sequence ATGGCGATTAGAGTTTTAGTTGTTGATGATGCGGCTTTTATGAGAATGATGGTTAAGGATATTTTATCAAAAAATGGTTATGAGATTGTTGGAGAAGCTGAAAATGGGTTAAAAGCTTTAGAAAAATATCAAGAATTGAAACCGGACTTAACTACTATGGATATTACAATGCCTGAAATGGATGGGATTAGTGCAGTTAAAGAAATCAAAAAAATTGACCCAAATGCAAAAGTTATCATGTGTAGCGCAATGGGGCAACAAGCAATGGTAATAGAAGCAATTCAGGCTGGGGCAAGAGATTTTATTGTAAAACCGTTCCAACCTGATCGTGTTTTAGAAGCTGTTCGTAAAGCCGTAGGTTAA
- the fliM gene encoding flagellar motor switch protein FliM, with protein sequence MAASDVLSQSEIDQLLSALSTGVVSAEEIKDEEKQKKIKVYDFKRPDKFSKDQIRTLYMLHENFARLLNTYLSTHLRAIVNVNVASVDQLTYEEFVRSLSNPSVIGVLNMEPLKGNIIFEMNPNIAFVIIDRLFGGLGESLSKIRALTDIEEVIIRRVFNKALESFKEAWHNVIEITPKLEAIETNPQFTQIVPPNDMVVIITLQVKIGDIEGLMNICIPYLVLEPVMSKLTTTYWVASSVAKEDHPEQVKVLQRKIEKTYVPLIVELGKIDITVQEFLDLAVGDVLQLDAKVGNELNVIVGRKSKFWCRPGTSSNKVAVQIARVNTEGDDEDE encoded by the coding sequence TTGGCCGCGTCTGATGTCTTATCGCAGTCAGAAATTGATCAGTTGTTATCAGCTTTGTCTACTGGTGTTGTTTCTGCAGAAGAAATAAAAGATGAAGAGAAACAAAAGAAAATAAAAGTATATGATTTTAAACGACCTGATAAATTTTCAAAAGACCAAATTAGAACTTTATATATGTTACATGAAAACTTTGCACGTTTATTGAATACATATTTATCTACACATCTTAGAGCTATCGTTAACGTAAATGTTGCTTCCGTTGATCAGTTGACATATGAGGAATTTGTAAGGTCTTTATCTAACCCAAGTGTTATTGGGGTATTAAACATGGAACCTTTAAAGGGAAACATTATTTTTGAAATGAATCCTAATATTGCTTTCGTTATTATAGATCGTCTTTTTGGTGGTTTAGGCGAAAGTTTGTCAAAAATAAGGGCTTTGACTGATATTGAAGAAGTAATTATTCGTAGAGTATTTAATAAAGCTTTGGAGAGCTTTAAGGAAGCATGGCATAATGTGATTGAAATAACGCCTAAATTAGAGGCGATTGAAACCAATCCGCAATTCACCCAGATTGTTCCACCTAATGATATGGTGGTTATTATTACCTTGCAGGTGAAAATTGGTGATATAGAAGGTTTAATGAATATCTGTATTCCTTATCTTGTACTGGAGCCAGTTATGTCAAAATTAACGACCACCTATTGGGTAGCTTCCTCAGTGGCGAAAGAAGATCATCCTGAACAGGTTAAAGTTTTACAACGGAAGATTGAAAAAACGTATGTGCCGCTTATTGTTGAACTTGGAAAAATTGATATTACTGTTCAAGAGTTTTTAGATTTGGCAGTAGGTGATGTTTTACAGCTAGATGCGAAAGTTGGCAATGAATTAAACGTAATTGTAGGTAGAAAGTCTAAGTTTTGGTGTAGACCAGGCACCTCAAGTAATAAGGTTGCTGTACAAATAGCAAGGGTAAATACAGAAGGGGATGATGAGGATGAATGA
- the flhB gene encoding flagellar biosynthesis protein FlhB, protein MRCLETYMLFYDLSVRPSKKNLLDQKDFIFDLQLFNGEKTEDPTSKRKSDARKKGQVGKSQEINSAVIILVAFVALKVLGTFIFEQISQYMVFNFSNMQDVLTIEKVMSIFLGMVVLLAKTALPIMMTILVFAVAANLYQVGLNFTTEPIMPKLEKLDPISGAKRMFSLRSLVELVKSVLKIFIVGYFLWGFLEEEIGHLPKLIYASLNESMVVVASLIFALVLKIGLVLVILAILDFLYQKWQHKKSLKMSKQEVKDEFKQQEGDPKIKGKIKQKQRAIAMQRMMQEVPKADVIITNPTHFAVALKYEQGMMAPVIVAKGQDLIAKRIKDIAREAKVVIVENKPLARALYATTEVGDVVPEELYKSVAEVLAYVYRLKKKLS, encoded by the coding sequence ATGAGATGTTTGGAAACATATATGTTGTTTTACGATTTATCAGTTAGACCCTCGAAGAAAAATTTGTTAGATCAAAAGGACTTTATTTTTGATTTACAGCTTTTTAATGGGGAAAAGACAGAAGATCCTACTTCTAAACGCAAATCAGATGCAAGAAAAAAAGGTCAGGTCGGTAAGAGTCAGGAAATTAATTCAGCAGTTATTATTTTAGTTGCATTTGTAGCTTTAAAGGTTCTAGGTACTTTTATTTTTGAGCAAATATCTCAATACATGGTCTTTAATTTTTCTAATATGCAAGATGTATTAACGATAGAAAAAGTAATGAGTATTTTTTTAGGAATGGTCGTTCTTTTAGCAAAGACAGCATTGCCAATTATGATGACGATTCTAGTTTTTGCTGTAGCGGCGAATTTGTATCAAGTTGGACTTAATTTTACTACAGAACCAATTATGCCAAAATTAGAAAAATTAGATCCTATTAGTGGCGCAAAAAGAATGTTTTCTTTACGTTCTCTGGTGGAGTTAGTAAAATCCGTTTTGAAAATTTTTATTGTTGGTTATTTTTTATGGGGATTTTTAGAAGAAGAAATAGGTCATCTGCCTAAGCTAATTTATGCTAGTTTGAATGAATCTATGGTGGTTGTTGCATCCTTGATTTTTGCTTTAGTATTAAAAATAGGTCTTGTACTTGTTATTTTGGCTATTTTAGACTTTTTGTATCAAAAATGGCAACATAAAAAAAGCTTAAAAATGAGTAAGCAAGAAGTCAAAGATGAATTTAAGCAACAAGAAGGAGACCCGAAGATTAAAGGGAAAATCAAGCAAAAGCAGCGAGCGATTGCGATGCAGAGAATGATGCAAGAAGTACCTAAAGCAGATGTTATTATTACCAATCCGACCCATTTTGCTGTTGCATTAAAATATGAACAAGGAATGATGGCTCCAGTCATCGTTGCAAAAGGGCAGGATTTAATTGCAAAACGCATAAAAGATATTGCCCGTGAGGCAAAAGTTGTTATTGTTGAAAATAAGCCTCTTGCCAGAGCATTATATGCAACTACAGAGGTAGGGGATGTAGTGCCGGAAGAGTTATATAAATCAGTTGCTGAAGTATTGGCTTATGTTTATAGATTAAAGAAAAAATTGTCATAA
- a CDS encoding flagellar basal body-associated FliL family protein, with translation MAEEEKTKEQPAKKFPMLMVVGLVVVGLLLAGAVSYFIATKVMADSATKIEKRDPGIFLKLGDKDGMIVNVGGVKSGRFLKVGVVLEMRAPKSEKAEEGKLSSVTETKLLDSVLQLLRSQKIEDFDPLKQEELKTQIKNEANKVLGEDCVYEVYITSFVLQ, from the coding sequence TTGGCTGAAGAAGAAAAAACAAAAGAACAACCAGCTAAAAAATTCCCTATGCTTATGGTTGTAGGGCTGGTTGTGGTAGGATTATTGTTAGCTGGAGCTGTATCGTACTTTATTGCGACAAAGGTAATGGCTGATTCTGCTACCAAAATAGAAAAGCGAGACCCAGGAATATTTTTGAAACTTGGTGACAAAGATGGAATGATTGTTAATGTTGGCGGTGTAAAGAGTGGGCGTTTTCTTAAAGTGGGTGTTGTCTTAGAGATGCGTGCACCGAAAAGTGAAAAAGCAGAAGAAGGAAAACTAAGTTCGGTTACAGAAACTAAATTATTAGATTCCGTCTTACAATTGTTACGGTCACAAAAAATAGAGGATTTTGATCCATTAAAGCAAGAAGAGTTAAAAACACAAATAAAAAATGAAGCAAATAAAGTGCTTGGTGAGGATTGTGTTTATGAGGTTTATATTACCAGCTTTGTGTTGCAGTAA
- the fliO gene encoding flagellar biosynthetic protein FliO: MKKKTYKIVWLLVAVMLLTFVHTIGYAETMQSGYLTYEEPTTQSSQSSWVSTIAYLFSLLVVFLFVAGMAYFVSKLIGQKLGGVGLSKSSRVLESLPLGANKSLCIVEMAGKVMLIGVSDHNITLLKEITDEMEIVKLRAQAEELKGQSDFNHIFEKQLISLEELSRRIPAMLKKKDHK, translated from the coding sequence ATGAAGAAAAAAACATATAAAATAGTTTGGCTTTTAGTAGCAGTCATGTTGTTAACATTTGTGCATACGATTGGGTATGCAGAGACTATGCAAAGCGGCTATTTAACATATGAAGAGCCAACGACGCAATCGTCACAATCTTCATGGGTGTCGACAATTGCCTATTTATTTAGCTTATTAGTGGTCTTTTTATTTGTTGCCGGAATGGCTTATTTTGTTTCTAAGTTAATAGGACAGAAGCTAGGGGGAGTGGGGCTTTCTAAATCAAGTAGAGTTTTAGAAAGCTTGCCACTTGGCGCAAATAAATCTTTATGTATCGTTGAAATGGCTGGTAAAGTAATGCTTATTGGAGTTTCAGATCATAATATTACTTTATTAAAAGAGATTACTGACGAAATGGAAATTGTTAAATTACGTGCCCAAGCTGAGGAATTAAAAGGGCAAAGTGATTTTAATCATATTTTTGAAAAACAACTCATTTCTTTAGAGGAATTGTCAAGGCGAATTCCTGCTATGCTAAAAAAGAAGGATCATAAGTAA
- the fliR gene encoding flagellar biosynthetic protein FliR codes for MDIFEIIQNQMGIFLLVLTRISGIFIMSPFLGSRNIPMAIRVGCALAISLVLFPVLSQESQSIVLPQNLIIYTLVIFSELFVGWIIGFVASLAFSAIHMAGQLLDMQIGFGVVNVLDPTSGQQVPIVGSFKYNLATIVFLVSNSHHMLLSSLFDSFHLIPVMGAHIKPEIVTLIVDMIWAVFVIAIKISIPILVAIILTDVGLGILARTMPQMNIFVVGIPAKIFVGLFVLSFALPFYIIFLDVLFNEMFGNIYVVLRFIS; via the coding sequence TTGGATATTTTTGAAATAATACAAAATCAGATGGGAATATTTTTATTGGTTTTAACGCGAATCAGTGGGATTTTTATTATGTCTCCTTTCTTAGGGAGCCGAAATATCCCAATGGCAATTCGTGTTGGTTGTGCTTTGGCAATATCCTTAGTTCTTTTTCCTGTACTTTCGCAAGAATCACAGTCTATTGTACTACCACAAAATTTGATTATTTATACATTGGTTATATTTTCAGAATTATTTGTAGGATGGATCATTGGATTTGTTGCATCGTTAGCTTTTTCAGCCATTCATATGGCGGGGCAGCTTTTAGATATGCAAATTGGTTTTGGGGTAGTTAACGTGTTAGATCCAACATCAGGGCAGCAAGTTCCGATTGTTGGTAGTTTTAAATATAATTTAGCAACTATTGTATTTTTAGTTTCCAATAGTCATCACATGTTACTGAGTTCGCTATTTGATAGTTTTCATTTAATTCCTGTAATGGGGGCTCATATTAAGCCAGAAATAGTAACTTTAATTGTTGACATGATATGGGCAGTCTTTGTAATAGCAATTAAGATTAGTATACCTATTCTAGTAGCTATTATTTTAACTGATGTAGGATTAGGAATTTTAGCGAGAACGATGCCGCAAATGAATATTTTCGTTGTAGGTATACCGGCTAAGATTTTTGTCGGTCTTTTTGTATTATCTTTTGCTTTACCGTTTTATATCATATTTTTGGATGTGCTGTTTAATGAGATGTTTGGAAACATATATGTTGTTTTACGATTTATCAGTTAG
- the fliP gene encoding flagellar type III secretion system pore protein FliP (The bacterial flagellar biogenesis protein FliP forms a type III secretion system (T3SS)-type pore required for flagellar assembly.): protein MFLIVPIDVAMAAPLIPNINIGVESANNPQEVATSLQVLALLTILSIAPSILIMTTSFIRIVVVLSFLRNALSTQNMPPNQVVIALSMFLTFFIMSPYIDAANQSGLQPYLAGTITQEQALTEVVKPMREFMFKQTRESDLALFVNLSQSPRPESQDDVSTFTLIPAFVISELKTAFQIGFMIYIPFIVIDMIVASTLMSMGMMMLPPVMISLPFKILLFVMVDGWHLLIKSLIVSFK from the coding sequence ATGTTTTTAATTGTGCCAATAGATGTTGCTATGGCTGCGCCTTTAATTCCTAATATTAATATTGGTGTTGAGTCGGCTAATAATCCACAGGAGGTAGCAACTAGCCTACAGGTTTTAGCTTTATTAACTATCCTATCTATCGCACCCTCTATTTTAATTATGACAACCTCTTTTATTCGAATCGTTGTAGTTTTATCTTTTTTGCGTAATGCATTAAGCACGCAAAATATGCCACCTAATCAGGTTGTAATTGCTTTATCAATGTTTTTAACCTTTTTTATTATGTCACCATATATTGATGCAGCAAATCAGAGTGGTTTGCAACCTTATCTAGCGGGAACCATTACACAAGAGCAAGCTTTGACGGAAGTGGTAAAACCGATGCGGGAATTTATGTTTAAGCAGACGAGAGAATCTGATTTGGCTTTGTTTGTGAATTTGTCACAATCACCACGACCAGAATCACAAGATGATGTGTCTACTTTTACATTAATACCTGCATTTGTTATTAGTGAATTAAAGACAGCTTTCCAGATTGGTTTCATGATTTATATTCCGTTCATTGTTATTGATATGATTGTGGCAAGTACACTTATGTCAATGGGGATGATGATGTTACCGCCAGTTATGATTTCGTTGCCATTTAAAATATTGTTGTTTGTTATGGTAGATGGATGGCATTTGTTGATTAAATCGCTAATTGTTAGTTTTAAATAG
- the fliQ gene encoding flagellar biosynthesis protein FliQ — protein MSNDLVIQLGQEALMMVMIISAPMLGLGLMVGIMVSIFQATTQIQEQTLAFIPKIIAVFVSILIFGPWMLRMMISYIQNLFINLPGFIG, from the coding sequence ATGTCAAATGATTTAGTAATTCAACTGGGGCAAGAAGCCCTAATGATGGTTATGATTATATCAGCACCAATGCTTGGCTTAGGATTAATGGTTGGTATTATGGTAAGTATTTTTCAAGCTACAACGCAGATTCAAGAACAAACATTAGCCTTTATTCCCAAAATTATTGCAGTTTTCGTATCAATTCTGATTTTTGGACCTTGGATGCTTCGGATGATGATTTCGTATATACAAAACTTATTTATTAATTTACCAGGATTTATCGGCTGA
- a CDS encoding flagellar FlbD family protein, producing the protein MIKVTRFNSDGEGEIILNAEIIEMIEQTPDTVITLTNGKKLIVEEKMEEVVRRVMTYRRALGGNFR; encoded by the coding sequence GTGATTAAAGTAACACGTTTTAATTCTGACGGTGAAGGTGAAATAATTTTAAATGCGGAAATTATTGAAATGATAGAACAAACGCCGGATACTGTAATTACGCTTACAAATGGCAAGAAACTAATTGTTGAGGAAAAAATGGAAGAGGTCGTAAGAAGAGTTATGACTTATCGAAGAGCTTTAGGGGGAAATTTTCGTTAA
- the fliY gene encoding flagellar motor switch phosphatase FliY: MNDGFLSQEEIDALLNGGGSTPESQPEPETSESVSVGITEDISDMEKDALGEIGNISMGSAATTLSVLLGRRVSITTPRVSVDTLGAIKNHYPLPYLIVQVGYTKGISGDNILAIQEQDALIIADLMMGGEGTNPPTELNELYMSAVAECMNQMMGAVATSLSTMFSKKIDISPPLVNLIDLASETKISEVVNESEEIVKVAFRMEVEGLIDSEIMQILPLNIAKEMVDNLMSGGMQAEETPAAPVAEAMSPQPPAATAPTQTVPVAAAAAPSVAAPAPQPTPVAYAQQPMYAAAPMEARVSPNVPVQPAQFSPLTQSAVPINDGNIGLILDVPLQVTVELGRTKKLIKDVLELSTGSVIELDRLAGEPVDILVNGKLLAKGEVVVIDENFGVRVTDIVSSMERMRNLQ, encoded by the coding sequence ATGAATGATGGTTTTCTTTCACAAGAAGAAATAGATGCTTTGCTTAATGGTGGTGGAAGTACACCAGAATCGCAACCAGAGCCGGAAACATCTGAAAGTGTGTCTGTGGGCATTACGGAAGATATTTCAGATATGGAGAAGGATGCTTTAGGTGAAATTGGAAATATTTCCATGGGAAGTGCGGCTACGACATTATCCGTACTTTTAGGTCGACGCGTTTCAATTACTACGCCAAGAGTTTCAGTAGATACTTTAGGGGCAATAAAAAATCATTATCCATTACCATATTTAATTGTTCAAGTAGGTTATACCAAAGGCATTAGTGGTGATAATATTTTAGCAATTCAGGAACAAGATGCTTTAATTATTGCTGACTTGATGATGGGGGGAGAAGGAACGAATCCTCCAACAGAATTGAATGAATTGTATATGAGTGCTGTTGCAGAATGTATGAACCAAATGATGGGAGCTGTTGCTACGTCCCTATCAACTATGTTTAGCAAAAAAATTGATATTTCTCCACCACTTGTAAACTTAATAGATTTGGCAAGCGAGACAAAAATTAGTGAGGTAGTCAATGAGAGCGAAGAAATTGTAAAAGTCGCATTTAGAATGGAAGTTGAAGGATTAATTGATAGTGAAATCATGCAAATTCTTCCGCTTAATATTGCGAAAGAGATGGTTGATAATTTAATGTCTGGTGGAATGCAAGCTGAAGAGACACCGGCAGCTCCAGTTGCTGAAGCAATGTCTCCACAACCCCCAGCTGCTACAGCGCCAACACAAACAGTACCTGTTGCTGCTGCTGCGGCACCGTCTGTTGCGGCGCCTGCACCACAACCAACGCCAGTAGCTTATGCACAACAGCCAATGTATGCTGCGGCACCAATGGAAGCTAGAGTTTCACCAAATGTTCCTGTGCAGCCAGCTCAGTTTTCCCCATTAACACAATCAGCTGTACCTATAAATGATGGTAATATTGGCTTGATCTTGGATGTGCCTCTTCAGGTTACTGTTGAATTAGGAAGAACTAAGAAGTTAATAAAAGATGTTTTAGAATTATCTACAGGCTCGGTTATTGAATTAGATAGATTGGCTGGGGAGCCTGTCGATATTTTAGTTAATGGTAAGTTGTTAGCTAAGGGAGAAGTTGTAGTTATAGATGAAAATTTTGGTGTTCGTGTTACTGATATTGTAAGTAGCATGGAGCGTATGAGAAATTTGCAATAA